Proteins encoded by one window of Ictidomys tridecemlineatus isolate mIctTri1 chromosome 7, mIctTri1.hap1, whole genome shotgun sequence:
- the Cnppd1 gene encoding protein CNPPD1, which translates to MDLAGLLLDEEGTFSLSGFQDFTFLPGHQKLNARIRRRLYYGWDWETDCNLEELSSPVADIAVELLQKAAPSPIRRLQKKYVAHVSREACISPCAMMLALVYIERLRHRNPDYLQHVSSSDLFLISMMVASKYLYDEGEEEEVFNDEWGAAGGVAVPTLNALERSFLRAMDWSLYTDPREIFEVLSWLESCVAEQQGRRRGWYTYTDLCVLLEQPTWQLALGSLCQRLVKFSCLLAMAYVSSVALAVASVAVIHQSLGLSCSPPPGPPDLGLTSKGLLEPCLPTSVPQCLPSSVNISTCMEGDVGLRSLWGSLLASLTPPTLPPPDPPAPPTLLHNCRLCQNVQRDPPTCRACHHPNRTVSAGPPSPWYHTHGLAPPWPWSPMASPLPHPQQCSLFSVMELARLKSFIFPG; encoded by the exons ATGGACCTGGCCGGGCTCCTGCTGGACGAAGAAGGCACCTTCTCCCTCTCCGGCTTTCAAGATTTCACG TTCCTCCCAGGACATCAGAAGCTGAATGCTCGGATCCGAAGGAGACTGTACTATGGCTGGGACTGGGAGACTGACTGCAACCTGGAGGAGCTCTCTAGCCCTGTAGCAG ACATTGCAGTAGAACTGCTCCAGAAAGCAGCCCCCAGTCCTATTCGCCGACTCCAGAAGAAATATGTAGCTCATGTGTCACG GGAGGCGTGCATTTCCCCATGTGCCATGATGCTAGCTCTGGTATACATTGAGCGACTCCGGCACCGAAACCCGGACTACCTGCAGCATGTGTCATCCTCCGACTTGTTTTTGATCTCCATG ATGGTGGCCAGTAAGTACCTCTATgatgaaggggaggaagaggaggtttTCAATGATGAGTGGGGAGCTGCTGGAGGTGTGGCTGTGCCCACTCTCAACGCCTTGGAGAGGAGCTTCCTACGTGCCATG GACTGGAGTCTGTACACTGACCCGAGGGAGATCTTTGAGGTGCTGAGCTGGCTGGAGAGTTG TGTGGCTGAGCAGCAGGGTCGACGGCGGGGCTGGTACACCTACACAGATTTGTGTGTGCTGCTGGAGCAACCAACCTGGCAGCTGGCTCTGGGCTCCCTCTGCCAGAGGCTGGTTAAG TTCTCCTGTCTGTTAGCCATGGCATATGTGAGCAGTGTGGCCTTGGCTGTGGCATCAGTGGCTGTAATACACCAGTCCTTGGGGCTGTCTTGCAGTCCCCCACCTGGCCCTCCTGACCTTGGACTGACCTCCAAGGGCCTCTTGGAACCTTGTTTACCAACTTCTGTGCCACAGTGCCTGCCATCTTCTGTTAACATCTCCACCTGCATGGAAGGCGACGTAGGGCTACGTTCACTCTGGGGCAGTCTTTTGGCCTCACTGACCCCCCCAACACTACCTCCCCCAGatccccctgccccacccacaCTTCTCCATAACTGCCGCCTTTGCCAGAATGTCCAGAGAGATCCTCCAACCTGCCGTGCCTGCCACCACCCCAATCGCACGGTGTCCGCTGGGCCTCCCAGCCCCTGGTACCACACCCATGGCCTGGCTCCACCTTGGCCCTGGAGCCCAATGGCTTCTCCGCTCCCCCATCCCCAGCAGTGTTCCCTTTTCAGTGTCATGGAGCTGGCTCGTCTCAAGTCTTTCATTTTCCCAGGCTAG
- the Slc23a3 gene encoding solute carrier family 23 member 3 isoform X5, translating into MSRSHLHPIPLQCVGSQDAPVPLPRPLAVPQNSSSHTWASPCGPPTWGFSCLLALQHFLVLASLLCASHLLLLRSLPPGGLSYPAAQLLASSFFSCGVSTVLQTGMGSRLPLVQAPSLEFLIPALVLTSQKLPLPIQTPGNSSVVLHLCRRPGCHSLELWNTSLREVSGAVVVSGLLQGMLGLLGAPGRLFLHCGPLVLAPSLVVAGLSAHREVAQFCSAHWGLALLTWAPSRYPHVPGGQLQPLQLIFMSLPFGSSRCLPPPRHHGFGCLTQAGSQRVTHIVGLLCMGLGLSPRLAQFLTTIPLPVLGGVLGVTQAVVLSAGFSSFHLADIDSGRNVFIVGFSIFMALLLPRWLREAPVPLNTGWSSLDVLLRSLLAEPIFLAGLLGFLLENTISGTRLERGLSQGLLSSFVAQEAQMSQKSREKAAQEYGLPFPIQDMCPCIPQPLHFLCPMPEDLGDEEGGPSEPGETSDLLPGCGESCPASSREGLRSK; encoded by the exons ATGAGCCGATCACACCTTCATCCCATTCCACTCCAGTGTGTGGGCTCCCAGGATGCCCCAGTTCCCCTACCACGGCCACTGGCTGTTCCCCAGAATTCCTCTTCCCACACTTGGGCCTCTCCATGTGGGCCTCCCACCTGGGGCTTCAGCTGTCTTCTGGCTCTGCAG CATTTCCTGGTCCTGGCTTCTCTGCTCTGTGCCTCCCACCTGCTCCTGCTTCGTAGTCTTCCCCCAGGAGGACTCTCTTACCccgctgctcagctcctggcctccagttTCTTTTCATGTGGTGTATCTACAGTCCTACAAACTGGGATGGGCAGCAG GCTGCCTCTTGTCCAGGCTCCATCCTTAGAGTTCCTTATCCCTGCTCTGGTGCTGACCAGCCAGAAGCTACCTCTGCCCATCCAGACACCTGGAAATA GCTCCGTTGTGTTGCACCTGTGTAGGAGGCCTGGCTGCCACAGCCTGGAGCTCTGGAACACTTCTCTTCGAGAG GTTTCAGGGGCAGTGGTGGTATCTGGGCTGCTGCAAGGCATGCTGGGGCTGCTAGGGGCCCCTGGACGCCTGTTCCTACACTGTGGGCCCCTGGTGCTGGCCCCCAGCCTGGTTGTGGCAGGGCTCTCTGCCCACAGGGAGGTGGCCCAATTCTGCTCTGCTCACTGGGGCCTGGCCTTGCT CACCTGGGCTCCTTCCAGGTACCCCCATGTCCCTGGAGGCCAACTTCAACCTCTTCAACTCATATTCATGTCCCTGCCTTTCGGTTCCTCTCG CTGTCTGCCCCCACCCAGGCACCATGGTTTTGGCTGCCTCACCCAG GCTGGATCTCAGAGAGTGACCCACATAGTGGGGCTGCTCTGCATGGGGCTTGGGCTCTCCCCTAGGCTGGCTCAGTTCCTCACTACAATCCCGCTGCCTGTGCTTG GTGGGGTTCTAGGGGTGACCCAGGCTGTGGTTCTGTCTGCTGGATTCTCCAGTTTCCACCTAGCTGACATTGACTCTGGACGGAATGTCTTCATTGTGGGCTTTTCCATCTTTATGGCCCTGCTGCTGCCAAGATGGCTTCGGGAAGCCCCAGTCCCACTTAACACAG GCTGGAGCTCCTTGGATGTGTTACTGCGTTCTTTGCTGGCAGAGCCCATCTTTCTGGCTGGACTCTTGGGCTTTCTTCTAGAGAACACTATTTCTG gtaCAAGGCTTGAGCGGGGCCTCAGTCAAGGGTTGCTATCTTCTTTTGTTGCCCAAGAGGCTCAAATGTCTCAGAAGTCCAGGGAGAAGGCTGCTCAAGAGTATGGGCTTCCTTTCCCCATTCAAGACATGTGTCCCTGcattccccagccccttcatttcCTCTGTCCAATGCCTGAAGACCTTGGGGATGAGGAAGGAGGGCCATCTGAGCCAGGAGAGACCTCAGACTTGTTGCCTGGCTGTGGGGAGTCATGCCCTGCATCTAGCAGAGAAGGACTTAGGTCAAAGTAA
- the Slc23a3 gene encoding solute carrier family 23 member 3 isoform X4, protein MSRSHLHPIPLQCVGSQDAPVPLPRPLAVPQNSSSHTWASPCGPPTWGFSCLLALQHFLVLASLLCASHLLLLRSLPPGGLSYPAAQLLASSFFSCGVSTVLQTGMGSRLPLVQAPSLEFLIPALVLTSQKLPLPIQTPGNSSVVLHLCRRPGCHSLELWNTSLREVSGAVVVSGLLQGMLGLLGAPGRLFLHCGPLVLAPSLVVAGLSAHREVAQFCSAHWGLALLLILLMVVCSQHLGSFQVPPCPWRPTSTSSTHIHVPAFRFLSVLIPVACVWVVSALLGLSIIPLQLSAPTQAPWFWLPHPGGVLGVTQAVVLSAGFSSFHLADIDSGRNVFIVGFSIFMALLLPRWLREAPVPLNTGWSSLDVLLRSLLAEPIFLAGLLGFLLENTISGTRLERGLSQGLLSSFVAQEAQMSQKSREKAAQEYGLPFPIQDMCPCIPQPLHFLCPMPEDLGDEEGGPSEPGETSDLLPGCGESCPASSREGLRSK, encoded by the exons ATGAGCCGATCACACCTTCATCCCATTCCACTCCAGTGTGTGGGCTCCCAGGATGCCCCAGTTCCCCTACCACGGCCACTGGCTGTTCCCCAGAATTCCTCTTCCCACACTTGGGCCTCTCCATGTGGGCCTCCCACCTGGGGCTTCAGCTGTCTTCTGGCTCTGCAG CATTTCCTGGTCCTGGCTTCTCTGCTCTGTGCCTCCCACCTGCTCCTGCTTCGTAGTCTTCCCCCAGGAGGACTCTCTTACCccgctgctcagctcctggcctccagttTCTTTTCATGTGGTGTATCTACAGTCCTACAAACTGGGATGGGCAGCAG GCTGCCTCTTGTCCAGGCTCCATCCTTAGAGTTCCTTATCCCTGCTCTGGTGCTGACCAGCCAGAAGCTACCTCTGCCCATCCAGACACCTGGAAATA GCTCCGTTGTGTTGCACCTGTGTAGGAGGCCTGGCTGCCACAGCCTGGAGCTCTGGAACACTTCTCTTCGAGAG GTTTCAGGGGCAGTGGTGGTATCTGGGCTGCTGCAAGGCATGCTGGGGCTGCTAGGGGCCCCTGGACGCCTGTTCCTACACTGTGGGCCCCTGGTGCTGGCCCCCAGCCTGGTTGTGGCAGGGCTCTCTGCCCACAGGGAGGTGGCCCAATTCTGCTCTGCTCACTGGGGCCTGGCCTTGCT GCTTATCCTGCTCATGGTGGTCTGTTCTCAGCACCTGGGCTCCTTCCAGGTACCCCCATGTCCCTGGAGGCCAACTTCAACCTCTTCAACTCATATTCATGTCCCTGCCTTTCGGTTCCTCTCG GTGCTGATCCCTGTGGCCTGTGTGTGGGTCGTTTCTGCCCTCCTGGGTCTCAGCATCATCCCCCTGCAGCTGTCTGCCCCCACCCAGGCACCATGGTTTTGGCTGCCTCACCCAG GTGGGGTTCTAGGGGTGACCCAGGCTGTGGTTCTGTCTGCTGGATTCTCCAGTTTCCACCTAGCTGACATTGACTCTGGACGGAATGTCTTCATTGTGGGCTTTTCCATCTTTATGGCCCTGCTGCTGCCAAGATGGCTTCGGGAAGCCCCAGTCCCACTTAACACAG GCTGGAGCTCCTTGGATGTGTTACTGCGTTCTTTGCTGGCAGAGCCCATCTTTCTGGCTGGACTCTTGGGCTTTCTTCTAGAGAACACTATTTCTG gtaCAAGGCTTGAGCGGGGCCTCAGTCAAGGGTTGCTATCTTCTTTTGTTGCCCAAGAGGCTCAAATGTCTCAGAAGTCCAGGGAGAAGGCTGCTCAAGAGTATGGGCTTCCTTTCCCCATTCAAGACATGTGTCCCTGcattccccagccccttcatttcCTCTGTCCAATGCCTGAAGACCTTGGGGATGAGGAAGGAGGGCCATCTGAGCCAGGAGAGACCTCAGACTTGTTGCCTGGCTGTGGGGAGTCATGCCCTGCATCTAGCAGAGAAGGACTTAGGTCAAAGTAA
- the Slc23a3 gene encoding solute carrier family 23 member 3 isoform X3, with amino-acid sequence MSRSHLHPIPLQCVGSQDAPVPLPRPLAVPQNSSSHTWASPCGPPTWGFSCLLALQHFLVLASLLCASHLLLLRSLPPGGLSYPAAQLLASSFFSCGVSTVLQTGMGSRLPLVQAPSLEFLIPALVLTSQKLPLPIQTPGNSSVVLHLCRRPGCHSLELWNTSLREVLIPVACVWVVSALLGLSIIPLQLSAPTQAPWFWLPHPGEWDWPLLTPRALTAGISMALAASTSSLGCYALCGQLLHLPPPPPHACNRGLSLEGLGSVVAGLLGSPMGTASSFPNVGTVSLFQAGSQRVTHIVGLLCMGLGLSPRLAQFLTTIPLPVLGGVLGVTQAVVLSAGFSSFHLADIDSGRNVFIVGFSIFMALLLPRWLREAPVPLNTGWSSLDVLLRSLLAEPIFLAGLLGFLLENTISGTRLERGLSQGLLSSFVAQEAQMSQKSREKAAQEYGLPFPIQDMCPCIPQPLHFLCPMPEDLGDEEGGPSEPGETSDLLPGCGESCPASSREGLRSK; translated from the exons ATGAGCCGATCACACCTTCATCCCATTCCACTCCAGTGTGTGGGCTCCCAGGATGCCCCAGTTCCCCTACCACGGCCACTGGCTGTTCCCCAGAATTCCTCTTCCCACACTTGGGCCTCTCCATGTGGGCCTCCCACCTGGGGCTTCAGCTGTCTTCTGGCTCTGCAG CATTTCCTGGTCCTGGCTTCTCTGCTCTGTGCCTCCCACCTGCTCCTGCTTCGTAGTCTTCCCCCAGGAGGACTCTCTTACCccgctgctcagctcctggcctccagttTCTTTTCATGTGGTGTATCTACAGTCCTACAAACTGGGATGGGCAGCAG GCTGCCTCTTGTCCAGGCTCCATCCTTAGAGTTCCTTATCCCTGCTCTGGTGCTGACCAGCCAGAAGCTACCTCTGCCCATCCAGACACCTGGAAATA GCTCCGTTGTGTTGCACCTGTGTAGGAGGCCTGGCTGCCACAGCCTGGAGCTCTGGAACACTTCTCTTCGAGAG GTGCTGATCCCTGTGGCCTGTGTGTGGGTCGTTTCTGCCCTCCTGGGTCTCAGCATCATCCCCCTGCAGCTGTCTGCCCCCACCCAGGCACCATGGTTTTGGCTGCCTCACCCAG GAGAATGGGACTGGCCCTTGTTGACACCCAGGGCTCTGACTGCAGGCATCTCTATGGCCCTGGCAGCCTCCACCAGTTCTCTGGGCTGCTATGCTCTGTGTGGCCAGCTGCTGCACttgcctcctccacctccacatgCTTGCAATCGAGGGCTGAGCCTGGAGGGGCTGGGCAGTGTGGTGGCTGGGCTGCTGGGGAGCCCCATGGGCACAGCATCCAGCTTCCCTAATGTGGGCACAGTGAGTCTTTTCCAG GCTGGATCTCAGAGAGTGACCCACATAGTGGGGCTGCTCTGCATGGGGCTTGGGCTCTCCCCTAGGCTGGCTCAGTTCCTCACTACAATCCCGCTGCCTGTGCTTG GTGGGGTTCTAGGGGTGACCCAGGCTGTGGTTCTGTCTGCTGGATTCTCCAGTTTCCACCTAGCTGACATTGACTCTGGACGGAATGTCTTCATTGTGGGCTTTTCCATCTTTATGGCCCTGCTGCTGCCAAGATGGCTTCGGGAAGCCCCAGTCCCACTTAACACAG GCTGGAGCTCCTTGGATGTGTTACTGCGTTCTTTGCTGGCAGAGCCCATCTTTCTGGCTGGACTCTTGGGCTTTCTTCTAGAGAACACTATTTCTG gtaCAAGGCTTGAGCGGGGCCTCAGTCAAGGGTTGCTATCTTCTTTTGTTGCCCAAGAGGCTCAAATGTCTCAGAAGTCCAGGGAGAAGGCTGCTCAAGAGTATGGGCTTCCTTTCCCCATTCAAGACATGTGTCCCTGcattccccagccccttcatttcCTCTGTCCAATGCCTGAAGACCTTGGGGATGAGGAAGGAGGGCCATCTGAGCCAGGAGAGACCTCAGACTTGTTGCCTGGCTGTGGGGAGTCATGCCCTGCATCTAGCAGAGAAGGACTTAGGTCAAAGTAA
- the Slc23a3 gene encoding solute carrier family 23 member 3 isoform X2 yields MPQFPYHGHWLFPRIPLPTLGPLHVGLPPGASAVFWLCRLPLVQAPSLEFLIPALVLTSQKLPLPIQTPGNSSVVLHLCRRPGCHSLELWNTSLREVSGAVVVSGLLQGMLGLLGAPGRLFLHCGPLVLAPSLVVAGLSAHREVAQFCSAHWGLALLLILLMVVCSQHLGSFQVPPCPWRPTSTSSTHIHVPAFRFLSVLIPVACVWVVSALLGLSIIPLQLSAPTQAPWFWLPHPGEWDWPLLTPRALTAGISMALAASTSSLGCYALCGQLLHLPPPPPHACNRGLSLEGLGSVVAGLLGSPMGTASSFPNVGTVSLFQAGSQRVTHIVGLLCMGLGLSPRLAQFLTTIPLPVLGGVLGVTQAVVLSAGFSSFHLADIDSGRNVFIVGFSIFMALLLPRWLREAPVPLNTGWSSLDVLLRSLLAEPIFLAGLLGFLLENTISGTRLERGLSQGLLSSFVAQEAQMSQKSREKAAQEYGLPFPIQDMCPCIPQPLHFLCPMPEDLGDEEGGPSEPGETSDLLPGCGESCPASSREGLRSK; encoded by the exons ATGCCCCAGTTCCCCTACCACGGCCACTGGCTGTTCCCCAGAATTCCTCTTCCCACACTTGGGCCTCTCCATGTGGGCCTCCCACCTGGGGCTTCAGCTGTCTTCTGGCTCTGCAG GCTGCCTCTTGTCCAGGCTCCATCCTTAGAGTTCCTTATCCCTGCTCTGGTGCTGACCAGCCAGAAGCTACCTCTGCCCATCCAGACACCTGGAAATA GCTCCGTTGTGTTGCACCTGTGTAGGAGGCCTGGCTGCCACAGCCTGGAGCTCTGGAACACTTCTCTTCGAGAG GTTTCAGGGGCAGTGGTGGTATCTGGGCTGCTGCAAGGCATGCTGGGGCTGCTAGGGGCCCCTGGACGCCTGTTCCTACACTGTGGGCCCCTGGTGCTGGCCCCCAGCCTGGTTGTGGCAGGGCTCTCTGCCCACAGGGAGGTGGCCCAATTCTGCTCTGCTCACTGGGGCCTGGCCTTGCT GCTTATCCTGCTCATGGTGGTCTGTTCTCAGCACCTGGGCTCCTTCCAGGTACCCCCATGTCCCTGGAGGCCAACTTCAACCTCTTCAACTCATATTCATGTCCCTGCCTTTCGGTTCCTCTCG GTGCTGATCCCTGTGGCCTGTGTGTGGGTCGTTTCTGCCCTCCTGGGTCTCAGCATCATCCCCCTGCAGCTGTCTGCCCCCACCCAGGCACCATGGTTTTGGCTGCCTCACCCAG GAGAATGGGACTGGCCCTTGTTGACACCCAGGGCTCTGACTGCAGGCATCTCTATGGCCCTGGCAGCCTCCACCAGTTCTCTGGGCTGCTATGCTCTGTGTGGCCAGCTGCTGCACttgcctcctccacctccacatgCTTGCAATCGAGGGCTGAGCCTGGAGGGGCTGGGCAGTGTGGTGGCTGGGCTGCTGGGGAGCCCCATGGGCACAGCATCCAGCTTCCCTAATGTGGGCACAGTGAGTCTTTTCCAG GCTGGATCTCAGAGAGTGACCCACATAGTGGGGCTGCTCTGCATGGGGCTTGGGCTCTCCCCTAGGCTGGCTCAGTTCCTCACTACAATCCCGCTGCCTGTGCTTG GTGGGGTTCTAGGGGTGACCCAGGCTGTGGTTCTGTCTGCTGGATTCTCCAGTTTCCACCTAGCTGACATTGACTCTGGACGGAATGTCTTCATTGTGGGCTTTTCCATCTTTATGGCCCTGCTGCTGCCAAGATGGCTTCGGGAAGCCCCAGTCCCACTTAACACAG GCTGGAGCTCCTTGGATGTGTTACTGCGTTCTTTGCTGGCAGAGCCCATCTTTCTGGCTGGACTCTTGGGCTTTCTTCTAGAGAACACTATTTCTG gtaCAAGGCTTGAGCGGGGCCTCAGTCAAGGGTTGCTATCTTCTTTTGTTGCCCAAGAGGCTCAAATGTCTCAGAAGTCCAGGGAGAAGGCTGCTCAAGAGTATGGGCTTCCTTTCCCCATTCAAGACATGTGTCCCTGcattccccagccccttcatttcCTCTGTCCAATGCCTGAAGACCTTGGGGATGAGGAAGGAGGGCCATCTGAGCCAGGAGAGACCTCAGACTTGTTGCCTGGCTGTGGGGAGTCATGCCCTGCATCTAGCAGAGAAGGACTTAGGTCAAAGTAA
- the Slc23a3 gene encoding solute carrier family 23 member 3 isoform X1 → MSRSHLHPIPLQCVGSQDAPVPLPRPLAVPQNSSSHTWASPCGPPTWGFSCLLALQHFLVLASLLCASHLLLLRSLPPGGLSYPAAQLLASSFFSCGVSTVLQTGMGSRLPLVQAPSLEFLIPALVLTSQKLPLPIQTPGNSSVVLHLCRRPGCHSLELWNTSLREVSGAVVVSGLLQGMLGLLGAPGRLFLHCGPLVLAPSLVVAGLSAHREVAQFCSAHWGLALLLILLMVVCSQHLGSFQVPPCPWRPTSTSSTHIHVPAFRFLSVLIPVACVWVVSALLGLSIIPLQLSAPTQAPWFWLPHPGEWDWPLLTPRALTAGISMALAASTSSLGCYALCGQLLHLPPPPPHACNRGLSLEGLGSVVAGLLGSPMGTASSFPNVGTVSLFQAGSQRVTHIVGLLCMGLGLSPRLAQFLTTIPLPVLGGVLGVTQAVVLSAGFSSFHLADIDSGRNVFIVGFSIFMALLLPRWLREAPVPLNTGWSSLDVLLRSLLAEPIFLAGLLGFLLENTISGTRLERGLSQGLLSSFVAQEAQMSQKSREKAAQEYGLPFPIQDMCPCIPQPLHFLCPMPEDLGDEEGGPSEPGETSDLLPGCGESCPASSREGLRSK, encoded by the exons ATGAGCCGATCACACCTTCATCCCATTCCACTCCAGTGTGTGGGCTCCCAGGATGCCCCAGTTCCCCTACCACGGCCACTGGCTGTTCCCCAGAATTCCTCTTCCCACACTTGGGCCTCTCCATGTGGGCCTCCCACCTGGGGCTTCAGCTGTCTTCTGGCTCTGCAG CATTTCCTGGTCCTGGCTTCTCTGCTCTGTGCCTCCCACCTGCTCCTGCTTCGTAGTCTTCCCCCAGGAGGACTCTCTTACCccgctgctcagctcctggcctccagttTCTTTTCATGTGGTGTATCTACAGTCCTACAAACTGGGATGGGCAGCAG GCTGCCTCTTGTCCAGGCTCCATCCTTAGAGTTCCTTATCCCTGCTCTGGTGCTGACCAGCCAGAAGCTACCTCTGCCCATCCAGACACCTGGAAATA GCTCCGTTGTGTTGCACCTGTGTAGGAGGCCTGGCTGCCACAGCCTGGAGCTCTGGAACACTTCTCTTCGAGAG GTTTCAGGGGCAGTGGTGGTATCTGGGCTGCTGCAAGGCATGCTGGGGCTGCTAGGGGCCCCTGGACGCCTGTTCCTACACTGTGGGCCCCTGGTGCTGGCCCCCAGCCTGGTTGTGGCAGGGCTCTCTGCCCACAGGGAGGTGGCCCAATTCTGCTCTGCTCACTGGGGCCTGGCCTTGCT GCTTATCCTGCTCATGGTGGTCTGTTCTCAGCACCTGGGCTCCTTCCAGGTACCCCCATGTCCCTGGAGGCCAACTTCAACCTCTTCAACTCATATTCATGTCCCTGCCTTTCGGTTCCTCTCG GTGCTGATCCCTGTGGCCTGTGTGTGGGTCGTTTCTGCCCTCCTGGGTCTCAGCATCATCCCCCTGCAGCTGTCTGCCCCCACCCAGGCACCATGGTTTTGGCTGCCTCACCCAG GAGAATGGGACTGGCCCTTGTTGACACCCAGGGCTCTGACTGCAGGCATCTCTATGGCCCTGGCAGCCTCCACCAGTTCTCTGGGCTGCTATGCTCTGTGTGGCCAGCTGCTGCACttgcctcctccacctccacatgCTTGCAATCGAGGGCTGAGCCTGGAGGGGCTGGGCAGTGTGGTGGCTGGGCTGCTGGGGAGCCCCATGGGCACAGCATCCAGCTTCCCTAATGTGGGCACAGTGAGTCTTTTCCAG GCTGGATCTCAGAGAGTGACCCACATAGTGGGGCTGCTCTGCATGGGGCTTGGGCTCTCCCCTAGGCTGGCTCAGTTCCTCACTACAATCCCGCTGCCTGTGCTTG GTGGGGTTCTAGGGGTGACCCAGGCTGTGGTTCTGTCTGCTGGATTCTCCAGTTTCCACCTAGCTGACATTGACTCTGGACGGAATGTCTTCATTGTGGGCTTTTCCATCTTTATGGCCCTGCTGCTGCCAAGATGGCTTCGGGAAGCCCCAGTCCCACTTAACACAG GCTGGAGCTCCTTGGATGTGTTACTGCGTTCTTTGCTGGCAGAGCCCATCTTTCTGGCTGGACTCTTGGGCTTTCTTCTAGAGAACACTATTTCTG gtaCAAGGCTTGAGCGGGGCCTCAGTCAAGGGTTGCTATCTTCTTTTGTTGCCCAAGAGGCTCAAATGTCTCAGAAGTCCAGGGAGAAGGCTGCTCAAGAGTATGGGCTTCCTTTCCCCATTCAAGACATGTGTCCCTGcattccccagccccttcatttcCTCTGTCCAATGCCTGAAGACCTTGGGGATGAGGAAGGAGGGCCATCTGAGCCAGGAGAGACCTCAGACTTGTTGCCTGGCTGTGGGGAGTCATGCCCTGCATCTAGCAGAGAAGGACTTAGGTCAAAGTAA